A genomic region of Microlunatus sagamiharensis contains the following coding sequences:
- a CDS encoding AI-2E family transporter — MTISQQLRRGADRLRARTAEARARADTRALPAGPTAPAADGATVAAPESAVPEMHVHVEEKNSVYDQAVPDGLHVAAAWGWRVIVVAIMAAGIAYALAYLSEVTIPLLVAVLLTALLLPVTKRLHSWGVNLGLATAITVLGGIAVIAGVLYLIVSSIVSQSSTLGTNVTTGFKQLSNWLQNGPLHVSATYFNPDEWVTRITSWVTASQDTITTYAAEIGSSVGHFLAGTALTLFSLFYFLHNGREIFTFCMRFFPRRSRRRVDGAALNGWQSLSSYVRATIVVALADGLGVLIAALIIGVPAAPALAALVFIGAFVPIVGAFVSGFVAVLVALVALGWVQALFMLGAIIVVMQVEGHLLQPFLLGRAVKLHPLAVLLAIAIGIILGGIVGALFAVPMLAFVKTFVQHLSDEVPDPSTNQVAR, encoded by the coding sequence ATGACCATTTCCCAGCAGCTCCGGCGTGGGGCCGACCGTCTCCGGGCCAGGACCGCTGAGGCCCGCGCCCGCGCGGACACCCGGGCGCTGCCCGCAGGACCGACCGCACCCGCGGCCGACGGCGCGACCGTCGCCGCGCCCGAGTCGGCGGTCCCGGAGATGCACGTGCACGTCGAGGAGAAGAACTCGGTCTACGACCAGGCCGTACCCGACGGCCTGCACGTCGCGGCCGCCTGGGGCTGGCGGGTGATCGTCGTCGCGATCATGGCCGCCGGGATCGCGTACGCGCTCGCGTACCTCTCCGAGGTGACGATCCCGCTGCTCGTGGCCGTGCTCCTGACCGCCCTGCTGCTGCCGGTCACCAAGCGGCTGCACTCCTGGGGGGTCAACCTGGGGCTGGCCACCGCCATCACCGTCCTGGGCGGGATCGCCGTCATCGCCGGCGTGCTCTACCTGATCGTCAGCTCGATCGTGTCGCAGTCGTCCACCCTGGGCACGAACGTGACCACCGGCTTCAAGCAGCTCTCCAACTGGTTGCAGAACGGCCCGCTGCACGTGAGCGCGACCTACTTCAACCCCGACGAGTGGGTCACGCGGATCACCAGCTGGGTCACCGCCAGCCAGGACACGATCACCACGTACGCGGCCGAGATCGGCTCGTCGGTCGGCCACTTCCTCGCCGGGACGGCGCTGACCCTCTTCTCGCTGTTCTACTTCCTGCACAACGGGCGCGAGATCTTCACCTTCTGCATGCGCTTCTTCCCCCGTCGTTCGCGCCGCCGGGTCGACGGCGCCGCCCTCAACGGCTGGCAGTCGCTGTCGTCGTACGTGCGCGCGACGATCGTCGTCGCGCTCGCCGACGGTCTGGGCGTGCTGATCGCGGCGCTCATCATCGGCGTGCCAGCTGCCCCCGCGCTCGCGGCGCTCGTCTTCATCGGCGCCTTCGTGCCGATCGTCGGCGCCTTCGTCTCGGGCTTCGTCGCCGTCCTCGTGGCGCTCGTCGCCCTCGGCTGGGTGCAGGCCCTGTTCATGCTGGGCGCGATCATCGTGGTGATGCAGGTCGAGGGCCACCTGCTGCAGCCGTTCCTGCTCGGGCGCGCCGTCAAGCTGCACCCGCTCGCCGTGCTGCTCGCCATCGCGATCGGCATCATCCTCGGCGGCATCGTCGGCGCGCTGTTCGCCGTCCCGATGCTCGCCTTCGTCAAGACGTTCGTGCAGCACCTCTCCGACGAGGTCCCCGACCCGAGCACCAACCAGGTCGCCCGCTAG
- a CDS encoding DUF1345 domain-containing protein: MSRRRTPAPRRAPRPATRVVPRRPPRLTGDAFRAWFALGLTVPIAAAVGLAASPDLGEDGRAAFVRDQLVVGLASLVAYFVLYAVLTWSTFRSSERPELERVLRATRPRERSARVALALSGGGATSWSVSAGLFSLAVVVLVAVQPVLRADAMVLVASGLAVIASWLVVVVTFAVQYMRTDVESGGLAFPGEERPVFDDYAYLALQISTTYSSSDVEVTTRAMRRRVGRHTLVAFVFNSVIVALLVSALLAGVSG; this comes from the coding sequence ATGTCCCGCAGGAGGACGCCGGCCCCGAGGCGGGCACCCCGGCCGGCCACGAGGGTCGTCCCTCGCCGGCCACCCCGGCTGACCGGGGACGCCTTCCGCGCCTGGTTCGCCCTGGGCCTGACCGTCCCGATCGCGGCGGCAGTCGGCCTGGCCGCGTCGCCGGACCTCGGCGAGGACGGCCGCGCCGCCTTCGTCCGCGACCAGCTGGTCGTCGGGCTGGCGAGCCTCGTTGCCTACTTCGTCCTCTACGCGGTCCTCACCTGGTCGACGTTCCGGTCCTCCGAGCGTCCCGAGCTGGAGCGGGTGCTTCGGGCGACCCGACCCCGGGAGCGGTCGGCCCGGGTCGCCCTCGCGCTCAGCGGCGGTGGCGCGACGAGCTGGTCGGTGTCGGCGGGGCTCTTCTCGCTGGCCGTGGTCGTGCTCGTGGCCGTCCAGCCCGTCCTGCGTGCCGACGCCATGGTGCTCGTGGCGAGCGGCCTCGCCGTGATCGCGAGCTGGCTGGTCGTGGTGGTCACCTTCGCGGTGCAGTACATGCGCACCGACGTCGAGTCGGGCGGGCTCGCCTTCCCGGGCGAGGAGCGCCCCGTCTTCGACGACTACGCCTACCTCGCGCTGCAGATCAGCACGACCTACTCCTCCTCCGACGTCGAGGTGACGACCCGGGCGATGCGGCGTCGCGTCGGGCGCCACACGCTCGTGGCCTTCGTCTTCAACTCGGTGATCGTCGCTCTGCTGGTCAGCGCGCTCCTGGCCGGCGTCTCGGGCTGA
- a CDS encoding ABC-F family ATP-binding cassette domain-containing protein, with protein sequence MSATLVARDLSAGHGARVLFSGLDLTVAPGDVTGLVGANGAGKSTLLGLLAGLGRPEAGTIALSPPSATVGLLPQEPERRGDEDVTAYVARRTGVADAQRDLDAATEALSREDAGSDDWYAVAFDRWLALGGADLEERTAEQAADLGLTVPLDAAMTSLSGGEAARVGLLALLLSRFDVLLLDEPTNDLDLDGLDRLERFVQTLRVGAVVVSHDREFLRRCVTTVVELDLAQQKVEVFGGGYEAYLHEREVRRQHAREAYEEYSETRADLTQRMRAQRAWAVQGVTKEKKNPKDNDKAQRDFRINRTEKQASKVRATERLIERLDEVEEPRKEWQLQMEIAAAPRSGSVVATLNRAVVHRGTFTLGPVDLTLSYGDRVAVLGPNGAGKTTLIRLLLGRTAPDEGLASLGASVRVGEVDQARDLVDGPDLLVDVMERELPDLSPADVRTLLAKFGLRADHVRRAASSLSPGERTRAALALLQSRGTNLLVLDEPTNHLDLPAIEQLESALASYAGTLVLVSHDRRMLEAVHVTRRLHVERGVVEERPV encoded by the coding sequence GTGTCCGCCACCCTCGTCGCCCGTGACCTCAGCGCCGGGCACGGGGCGCGCGTCCTGTTCTCCGGCCTGGACCTCACCGTCGCCCCCGGCGACGTCACCGGGCTGGTCGGCGCGAACGGCGCCGGCAAGTCCACGCTCCTCGGCCTGCTCGCCGGGCTCGGTCGGCCCGAGGCGGGGACCATCGCGCTGAGCCCGCCGAGCGCCACCGTCGGTCTGCTGCCGCAGGAGCCCGAACGTCGAGGAGACGAGGACGTGACCGCGTACGTCGCCCGGCGTACGGGGGTCGCCGACGCCCAGCGCGACCTCGACGCGGCGACCGAGGCGCTGTCGCGCGAGGACGCCGGCTCCGACGACTGGTACGCGGTCGCCTTCGACCGCTGGCTCGCCCTGGGCGGCGCCGACCTCGAGGAGCGCACGGCCGAGCAGGCCGCCGACCTGGGTCTCACCGTCCCGCTCGACGCGGCGATGACCAGCCTGTCCGGCGGCGAGGCGGCCCGCGTGGGCCTGCTCGCGCTGCTGCTGTCGCGCTTCGACGTGCTGCTGCTCGACGAGCCGACCAACGACCTCGACCTCGACGGGCTCGACCGGCTCGAGCGCTTCGTGCAGACCCTCCGCGTCGGCGCGGTCGTCGTGAGCCACGACCGCGAGTTCCTGCGGCGCTGCGTGACGACGGTCGTCGAGCTCGACCTAGCGCAGCAGAAGGTCGAGGTCTTCGGCGGCGGCTACGAGGCCTACCTCCACGAGCGCGAGGTCCGCCGCCAGCACGCGCGCGAGGCGTACGAGGAGTACTCCGAGACCAGGGCCGACCTCACGCAGCGGATGCGGGCGCAGCGCGCCTGGGCCGTGCAGGGGGTGACCAAGGAGAAGAAGAACCCGAAGGACAACGACAAGGCGCAGCGCGACTTCCGGATCAACCGCACGGAGAAGCAGGCCTCCAAGGTGCGGGCCACCGAGCGCCTGATCGAGCGGCTCGACGAGGTCGAGGAGCCGCGCAAGGAGTGGCAGCTGCAGATGGAGATCGCGGCCGCCCCGCGCTCGGGCAGCGTCGTCGCCACCCTGAACCGCGCCGTCGTGCACCGCGGGACCTTCACCCTCGGGCCGGTCGACCTGACCCTCTCCTACGGCGACCGCGTCGCCGTCCTCGGCCCGAACGGGGCCGGCAAGACCACGCTCATCCGCCTCCTGCTGGGTCGCACGGCGCCCGACGAGGGGCTCGCCTCCCTCGGCGCATCTGTCCGCGTCGGCGAGGTCGACCAGGCCCGCGACCTCGTCGACGGGCCCGACCTGCTCGTCGACGTCATGGAGCGGGAGCTGCCCGACCTCAGCCCCGCCGACGTGCGGACGCTCCTGGCCAAGTTCGGGCTGCGGGCCGACCACGTCCGCCGCGCCGCCTCCTCGCTCTCCCCCGGCGAACGGACTCGGGCCGCACTGGCCCTGCTGCAGTCGCGCGGGACCAACCTGCTCGTCCTCGACGAGCCGACCAACCACCTCGACCTCCCGGCGATCGAGCAGCTGGAGAGCGCGCTCGCCTCGTACGCGGGGACGCTCGTCCTGGTCAGCCACGACCGACGGATGCTCGAGGCCGTGCACGTCACCCGCCGCCTGCACGTGGAGCGCGGCGTCGTGGAGGAGCGCCCCGTCTGA
- the msrA gene encoding peptide-methionine (S)-S-oxide reductase MsrA, with amino-acid sequence MFFSKMKSTLVEPEQALPGRGRSVLVDPTFHEIFGIPVQQVPTGSDVVYLALGCFWGAEKLYWQAPGVTNTAAGYQGGYTPNPSYEEVCSARTGHTEIVKVSYDPQKTSFEQLLKIFFENHDPTQGMRQGNDVGTQYRSAIYTTTPEQLETAERVRDEYQVQFTRSGYGQITTEIKSAPDFYYAEDYHQQYLDKNPFGYCPVHATGVTCN; translated from the coding sequence ATGTTCTTCTCGAAGATGAAGTCGACGCTCGTCGAGCCGGAGCAGGCCCTTCCCGGTCGCGGCCGCTCGGTGCTGGTCGACCCCACGTTCCACGAGATCTTCGGCATCCCGGTCCAGCAGGTCCCGACGGGCTCCGATGTCGTCTACCTCGCCCTCGGCTGCTTCTGGGGCGCGGAGAAGCTCTACTGGCAGGCCCCCGGCGTCACGAACACCGCGGCCGGCTACCAGGGCGGCTACACACCCAACCCCTCGTACGAGGAGGTCTGCAGCGCCCGCACCGGGCACACCGAGATCGTCAAGGTCAGCTACGACCCGCAGAAGACGAGCTTCGAGCAGCTGCTCAAGATCTTCTTCGAGAACCACGACCCGACCCAGGGCATGCGCCAGGGCAACGACGTGGGCACGCAGTACCGCTCGGCGATCTACACCACCACGCCCGAGCAGCTGGAGACGGCCGAGCGTGTCCGCGACGAGTACCAGGTGCAGTTCACCCGCTCGGGCTACGGGCAGATCACCACCGAGATCAAGTCCGCGCCGGACTTCTACTACGCCGAGGACTACCACCAGCAGTACCTCGACAAGAACCCGTTCGGCTACTGCCCCGTCCACGCCACCGGCGTGACCTGCAACTGA
- a CDS encoding MFS transporter: MTTTTPAPAATPPVATTSAPAPLRFGSLGGDRPARAGWALFALAVGGFAIGTTEFASMGLLPQIAAGVGVSIPTAGSLISAYALGVVVGAPLIAVLAARIPRRRLLLALMLVFALGNAASAAASSFGFLLVARFVAGLPHGAYFGVASLVAAALVAPNRRASAVARVMLGLTVANVVGVPLATWAGQHLGWPALYVAVAVLAVLCLVAMASFVPPVRVGPADAVASVRTELGALARPQVWFALVTGMVSFGGMFATYSYISPTVMTLAGLSEGGVVWILAMFGIGSTVGTLLGGRLADRALVPTLLGGLVGIGVVLATFGLLATTPVGAFVAVFLLGASGSLMLPALQTRLMDAAAGGQSLAAALNHATLNIANALGAWLGGAVLAAGYSYAWPSRVSVVLPVLGLIVFSVGLALQRRERAATSG, from the coding sequence ATGACCACCACCACGCCTGCGCCTGCCGCCACGCCTCCCGTCGCGACGACGTCCGCGCCCGCTCCCCTCCGCTTCGGCTCGCTCGGCGGCGACCGCCCCGCCAGGGCCGGCTGGGCGCTCTTCGCCCTCGCCGTCGGCGGCTTCGCGATCGGCACGACCGAGTTCGCCTCCATGGGCCTGCTGCCCCAGATCGCCGCGGGCGTCGGCGTCTCCATCCCGACCGCCGGCAGCCTGATCTCCGCGTACGCGCTCGGCGTCGTCGTCGGCGCCCCGCTCATCGCCGTCCTCGCCGCGCGGATCCCGCGCCGCCGCCTGCTGCTGGCGCTGATGCTCGTCTTCGCGCTCGGCAACGCCGCCTCGGCCGCCGCGTCCTCGTTCGGCTTCCTGCTCGTCGCGCGGTTCGTCGCCGGCCTGCCGCACGGCGCGTACTTCGGCGTCGCCTCGCTCGTCGCCGCCGCCCTCGTCGCCCCGAACCGGCGCGCCTCGGCCGTGGCCCGCGTCATGCTCGGGCTGACCGTGGCCAACGTCGTCGGTGTTCCTCTCGCCACCTGGGCCGGTCAGCACCTCGGCTGGCCGGCGCTCTACGTCGCCGTCGCCGTCCTCGCGGTCCTCTGCCTCGTCGCGATGGCGTCGTTCGTGCCGCCCGTCCGGGTCGGCCCCGCCGACGCGGTCGCGAGCGTGCGTACGGAGCTCGGCGCGCTCGCGCGTCCGCAGGTCTGGTTCGCCCTGGTCACGGGCATGGTGAGCTTCGGCGGCATGTTCGCGACCTACTCCTACATCTCCCCGACCGTCATGACGCTCGCCGGCCTGAGCGAGGGCGGCGTGGTGTGGATCCTCGCGATGTTCGGCATCGGCTCGACCGTCGGCACGCTGCTCGGCGGCCGCCTCGCGGACCGGGCGCTGGTCCCGACGCTGCTCGGCGGGCTGGTCGGGATCGGGGTCGTGCTGGCCACGTTCGGCCTGCTGGCCACGACGCCCGTCGGCGCGTTCGTGGCGGTGTTCCTGCTCGGCGCCTCCGGCAGCCTGATGCTCCCGGCGCTGCAGACCCGGCTGATGGACGCCGCCGCCGGCGGCCAGTCGCTCGCCGCGGCCCTCAACCACGCCACCCTGAACATCGCCAACGCGCTCGGCGCCTGGCTCGGCGGCGCGGTCCTCGCCGCCGGCTACTCGTACGCCTGGCCGAGCCGGGTGTCCGTCGTGCTGCCGGTCCTCGGCCTGATCGTCTTCAGCGTGGGCCTGGCCCTGCAGCGACGCGAGCGGGCGGCGACGAGCGGCTGA
- a CDS encoding uracil-DNA glycosylase, which translates to MSRPAWTEQLAPDWAEALRPAEAALARAEAFCDAEDAAGRVYLPLRDRVLRAFGRPLADVRVLVVGQDPYPNPGHPVGLAFSVAPDVRPLPRSLANVYRELEADLGIAPAAHGDLSAWFEQGVLLLNRVLTVAPGQSGSHRRKGWEQVTQRAIEALVERGGPLVAVLWGGDARKLAPLLGDVPVVESAHPSPLSARYGFFGSRPFSRVNELLAAQGAEPIDWRLPTV; encoded by the coding sequence ATGAGCCGACCCGCGTGGACTGAGCAGCTCGCGCCCGACTGGGCCGAGGCGCTGCGCCCCGCCGAGGCCGCGCTCGCCCGCGCCGAGGCGTTCTGCGACGCCGAGGACGCGGCGGGTCGGGTCTACCTGCCGTTGCGCGACCGCGTGCTGCGCGCGTTCGGACGCCCGCTCGCCGACGTCCGCGTGCTCGTCGTCGGGCAGGACCCCTACCCCAACCCCGGGCACCCCGTCGGGCTCGCCTTCTCCGTGGCGCCCGACGTCCGCCCGCTGCCGCGCTCGCTGGCGAACGTCTACCGCGAGCTCGAGGCCGACCTCGGCATCGCCCCGGCGGCGCACGGCGACCTCTCGGCGTGGTTCGAGCAGGGCGTCCTGCTCCTCAACCGCGTCCTCACCGTCGCGCCGGGCCAGTCCGGCTCGCACCGCCGCAAGGGCTGGGAGCAGGTCACCCAGCGCGCGATCGAGGCGCTCGTCGAGCGCGGCGGACCGCTCGTCGCCGTGCTGTGGGGTGGCGACGCGCGCAAGCTCGCGCCTCTCCTCGGCGACGTCCCCGTCGTCGAGAGCGCCCACCCGTCGCCGCTCTCGGCGCGCTACGGCTTCTTCGGCTCGCGTCCCTTCAGCCGGGTCAACGAGCTCCTCGCGGCCCAGGGCGCGGAGCCGATCGACTGGCGCCTTCCCACGGTCTGA
- a CDS encoding cystathionine gamma-synthase: MSEQQGFSTRAIHAGPEADPAYGAVTPPIYATSTYSQDGVGGLKGGYEYSRSGNPTRTVLEQTLASLEGGRHGLAFASGLAAEDAVLRAFTGPDGHAVIPHDAYGGTYRLFARVYDGWGLQVSPVDLTDLDAVRAAIVPERTTIVWVETPTNPLLSVADIAGIAELAHAAGALLVVDNTFASPYLQQPLALGADIVVHSTTKYVGGHSDVVGGALVVSDDALAEKLRFHQNAMGAVAGPFDAWLTLRGIRTLAVRMERHCDNAERVAQFLEGHPKVAEVIYPGLESHAGHDLAARQMRRFGGMVSFRVHGGEEEAVAVCGRTKVIILGESLGGVESLIEHPGRMTHASVAGTRLEVPADLVRISVGIEDADDLVADLEQALAG; encoded by the coding sequence GTGAGCGAACAGCAGGGTTTCAGCACGCGCGCCATCCACGCCGGCCCGGAGGCGGACCCGGCGTACGGGGCGGTGACGCCGCCGATCTACGCGACGTCGACCTACTCCCAGGACGGCGTCGGCGGGCTCAAGGGCGGCTACGAGTACTCGCGCTCGGGCAACCCGACGCGGACCGTGCTGGAGCAGACGCTCGCCTCGCTCGAGGGCGGCCGGCACGGGCTCGCCTTCGCCAGCGGCCTCGCCGCCGAGGACGCGGTGCTGCGCGCGTTCACCGGGCCCGACGGCCACGCCGTGATCCCGCACGACGCGTACGGCGGCACCTACCGCCTGTTCGCCCGCGTGTACGACGGGTGGGGCCTGCAGGTCTCGCCGGTCGACCTCACCGACCTCGACGCCGTGCGCGCCGCGATCGTGCCGGAGCGCACGACGATCGTGTGGGTCGAGACGCCGACCAACCCGCTGCTGAGCGTCGCCGACATCGCCGGCATCGCCGAGCTCGCGCACGCCGCCGGGGCGCTGCTCGTGGTCGACAACACCTTCGCGAGCCCCTACCTGCAGCAGCCGCTCGCGCTCGGCGCCGACATCGTCGTGCACTCGACGACCAAGTACGTCGGCGGGCACTCCGACGTCGTCGGCGGCGCGCTGGTCGTCTCCGACGACGCGCTGGCCGAGAAGCTGCGGTTCCACCAGAACGCGATGGGCGCGGTGGCCGGTCCGTTCGACGCCTGGCTCACGCTGCGCGGGATCCGTACGCTCGCCGTCCGCATGGAGCGCCACTGCGACAACGCCGAGCGCGTGGCGCAGTTCCTCGAGGGCCACCCCAAGGTCGCCGAGGTGATCTACCCCGGCCTGGAGTCGCACGCCGGTCACGACCTGGCCGCGCGTCAGATGCGCCGCTTCGGCGGGATGGTGAGCTTCCGCGTCCACGGCGGCGAGGAGGAGGCGGTCGCCGTGTGCGGGCGCACGAAGGTGATCATCCTCGGCGAGTCGCTCGGCGGGGTGGAGTCCCTCATCGAGCACCCCGGCCGCATGACGCACGCCTCCGTCGCGGGCACCCGGCTCGAGGTGCCGGCTGACCTCGTCCGGATCAGCGTGGGCATCGAGGACGCGGACGACCTCGTCGCCGACCTCGAGCAGGCGCTCGCCGGCTGA
- a CDS encoding ROK family protein has translation MTESTVKRDVGLLNPASIGQVNRSRVLELLHQNGPSSRAQLARALNVNRATIASILQPLIDNNTLVEGEQVAASPNGGKPARPLWFDADGLELGGMRLADRTVAAARIGMDGTVRVQAQATIEPEHGIDQVQEAVLALAARCFDGQALLGIGVAASGMVDTTTGTIISLHLAPVLNDYPLGRVLAERFGVPVAVDHHPRVRALGDKWFGHGRHLSSFASVYTGEALGMGIVHEGRIIAGPAGAGGEYGHIVVDMGGERCLCGRRGCWEMVASVLWLRREAERRGVEDAGAVGAAALAGSAAAGDQTAKELLDLYARNLAIGMANNEQMLASGTYVVHGDAAAGGELMKSRLEHWLTSFSPRRGTPPSVVLGDSGDQIALLGGAGLVLSQELGAGI, from the coding sequence TTGACGGAGTCGACGGTCAAGCGCGACGTCGGACTGCTGAACCCCGCGAGCATCGGCCAGGTCAACAGGTCACGCGTGCTCGAGCTGCTCCACCAGAATGGTCCGTCGAGCCGGGCTCAGCTGGCCAGGGCGCTGAACGTGAACCGGGCGACGATCGCCTCGATCCTCCAGCCGCTCATCGACAACAACACGCTGGTCGAGGGTGAGCAGGTGGCCGCCTCGCCCAACGGCGGGAAGCCCGCGCGACCGCTGTGGTTCGACGCGGACGGCCTCGAGCTGGGAGGCATGCGACTCGCGGACCGCACCGTCGCTGCGGCGCGCATCGGCATGGACGGCACCGTCCGCGTCCAGGCGCAGGCCACCATCGAGCCCGAGCACGGGATCGACCAGGTGCAGGAGGCGGTGCTCGCGCTCGCAGCCCGCTGCTTCGACGGCCAGGCGCTCCTCGGCATCGGGGTGGCGGCGTCGGGGATGGTCGACACGACGACGGGGACGATCATCTCGCTCCACCTGGCGCCGGTCCTGAACGACTACCCGTTGGGCCGGGTGCTGGCCGAGAGGTTCGGCGTACCGGTGGCCGTCGACCACCACCCGAGGGTCCGGGCGCTGGGGGACAAGTGGTTCGGGCACGGCCGGCACCTGTCGAGCTTCGCGTCGGTCTACACGGGCGAGGCCCTGGGCATGGGCATCGTGCACGAGGGCCGCATCATCGCCGGGCCTGCCGGCGCCGGCGGTGAGTACGGGCACATCGTCGTGGACATGGGCGGCGAGCGTTGCCTGTGCGGCCGCCGTGGCTGCTGGGAGATGGTCGCGAGCGTGCTCTGGCTCCGGCGCGAGGCCGAGCGTCGAGGTGTCGAGGACGCGGGCGCCGTGGGCGCCGCCGCGCTGGCCGGATCTGCGGCTGCGGGTGATCAGACGGCGAAGGAGCTGCTGGACCTCTACGCCCGCAACCTCGCGATCGGCATGGCGAACAACGAGCAGATGCTCGCGTCGGGCACCTACGTCGTCCACGGCGACGCCGCCGCCGGGGGAGAGCTGATGAAGAGCCGGCTCGAGCACTGGCTCACCAGCTTCAGCCCACGGAGAGGTACCCCGCCGTCCGTGGTGCTGGGCGACAGCGGCGACCAGATCGCCCTGCTCGGTGGGGCGGGCCTCGTCCTGTCCCAGGAGCTCGGTGCGGGGATCTGA
- a CDS encoding MFS transporter, producing the protein MPRQRPAFLPGAGRRQPLPREVYVLGLIAFCVAVGFGVLVPVLPVFARSFGVDNFQVGAVVSAFALMRLACSPFCGRLIALFGERLVLAVGIYVVAVSSGLAGISTSYGQLLVLRGLGGIGSAMFTVSATTLLLTSVRHELRGRAAGFFQAGFLIGGMAGPAIGGLLSAISITAPFFFYAATLAVAGTVGLLLLRTRSARDDDAPALPVRPLREVLRDRRFQAACLVNLGQGWSSFGVRSALVPVLVVEVLGRDTSWTGIAFTCAAVVQTVAVGPAGRFVDTVGRRPAMVLGTALAAGSILAVAFAPNVYVLIAVLCVYGVSAAFLGTAPAASVGDAAGARGGTPVAIFSMSSDVGAILGPLVAGFLADQVGYPVAFAVGAALLLVGTFASARMPRERPRPTPVEVRDPEGSDEPTRVD; encoded by the coding sequence GTGCCTCGCCAGCGTCCCGCCTTCCTGCCCGGAGCGGGACGGCGCCAGCCCCTCCCCCGCGAGGTCTACGTCCTCGGGTTGATCGCCTTCTGCGTGGCCGTCGGCTTCGGCGTCCTGGTGCCGGTGCTGCCGGTCTTCGCCCGCAGCTTCGGGGTCGACAACTTCCAGGTCGGCGCCGTGGTGTCGGCCTTCGCGCTGATGCGGCTGGCCTGCAGCCCCTTCTGCGGCCGCCTCATCGCCCTCTTCGGCGAGCGCCTGGTCCTGGCCGTCGGCATCTACGTGGTCGCGGTCTCGAGCGGGCTCGCCGGCATCTCGACGAGCTACGGCCAGCTGCTGGTGCTGCGCGGTCTCGGCGGGATCGGCTCGGCGATGTTCACGGTGTCGGCCACGACGCTGCTGCTGACGAGCGTGCGCCACGAGCTCCGCGGCCGCGCCGCCGGCTTCTTCCAGGCGGGCTTCCTCATCGGCGGGATGGCCGGGCCCGCGATCGGCGGGCTGCTGTCGGCCATCAGCATCACCGCGCCCTTCTTCTTCTACGCCGCCACGCTCGCCGTCGCCGGCACCGTCGGACTCCTGCTGCTGCGGACGCGGTCGGCCCGCGACGACGACGCGCCTGCGCTGCCCGTCCGCCCGCTGCGCGAGGTCCTGCGCGACCGGCGCTTCCAGGCCGCCTGCCTGGTCAACCTCGGGCAGGGCTGGTCGTCGTTCGGGGTCCGCTCGGCCCTCGTGCCGGTGCTCGTCGTCGAGGTCCTGGGGCGCGACACCTCCTGGACCGGCATCGCCTTCACCTGCGCGGCCGTCGTGCAGACCGTCGCCGTCGGGCCGGCGGGACGGTTCGTCGACACGGTCGGGCGCCGCCCGGCGATGGTGCTCGGCACCGCGCTCGCGGCCGGCTCGATCCTGGCCGTCGCCTTCGCCCCGAACGTCTACGTCCTCATCGCCGTGCTCTGCGTCTACGGGGTGTCCGCGGCCTTCCTCGGCACGGCACCGGCCGCCTCCGTCGGCGACGCGGCCGGCGCACGCGGCGGCACCCCGGTCGCGATCTTCTCGATGTCGTCGGACGTGGGCGCGATCCTCGGCCCGCTCGTGGCCGGCTTCCTCGCCGACCAGGTCGGCTACCCGGTCGCCTTCGCGGTGGGGGCGGCGCTGCTGCTGGTCGGGACGTTCGCCTCGGCCCGGATGCCGCGCGAGAGGCCGCGCCCCACCCCCGTCGAGGTCCGCGACCCGGAGGGCAGCGATGAGCCGACCCGCGTGGACTGA